One genomic region from Arthrobacter sp. YN encodes:
- a CDS encoding CpaF family protein: protein MDAVRIVEGEVRELIRRRGLDPLEQASDVRLLVEAAVNDYDERALLGPLPSLGHLETARRHIFDAVAGFGPLQPLLDDAAIEEVWINAPHEIYVARNGESELTGISLTEQQVRDLVERMLKSSGRRLDLSSPFVDAALPDGSRLHVAIPDITRKHWAVNIRKFIARASRLEHLVELGSLTPQAARFLGAAVASGLNILVSGATQAGKTTMLNCLAAHIGSRERVITVEEIFELQLPLRDVVGLQCRQPNLEGGGEIPLRRLVKEALRMRPDRLVVGEVREAESLDMLIALNSGLPGMCTVHANSAHDAVTKICTLPLLAGANISSAFVVPTVASCIDLVVHCSRHSSGRRQVTEILSLGRRVENGIIESSGVFGMVGTQLLPRANSMPAAEKFARAGFDVAALLELN, encoded by the coding sequence GTGGATGCTGTAAGGATCGTCGAAGGAGAGGTCAGGGAGCTCATTCGGCGCAGGGGACTGGATCCCCTTGAGCAGGCTTCGGACGTCAGGCTTCTGGTGGAAGCGGCAGTGAATGACTACGACGAACGTGCGCTTTTGGGCCCGCTTCCTTCCCTCGGCCACCTTGAGACTGCCCGGAGGCATATCTTCGATGCGGTGGCAGGCTTCGGGCCGCTGCAGCCTCTCTTGGACGATGCCGCGATTGAAGAGGTCTGGATCAATGCGCCGCACGAAATCTATGTTGCCCGCAACGGTGAATCGGAACTGACGGGCATCAGCCTTACCGAGCAGCAGGTCCGGGACCTTGTGGAACGAATGCTCAAGAGTTCGGGGCGCCGGCTGGATCTTTCATCACCGTTCGTCGACGCCGCCCTTCCTGATGGTTCACGGTTGCACGTCGCCATCCCGGACATTACCCGCAAGCACTGGGCCGTCAATATCCGGAAGTTCATTGCCCGGGCAAGCCGCCTGGAGCATTTGGTCGAGCTGGGAAGCCTTACGCCGCAGGCCGCACGGTTCCTTGGAGCAGCTGTGGCCAGCGGTCTCAATATCCTCGTATCGGGTGCCACCCAGGCCGGGAAGACCACCATGTTGAACTGCCTTGCTGCCCACATCGGTTCCCGTGAACGTGTCATTACGGTGGAAGAGATCTTCGAACTGCAACTCCCGCTGCGCGATGTCGTGGGACTTCAGTGCCGGCAACCCAATCTGGAAGGCGGAGGCGAAATTCCGCTGCGTCGGTTGGTCAAGGAAGCCTTAAGGATGCGCCCGGACAGGCTGGTGGTGGGGGAGGTCCGTGAAGCGGAGAGCCTCGACATGCTGATTGCGCTTAACTCCGGTTTGCCAGGCATGTGCACCGTCCATGCCAATTCCGCACACGACGCAGTGACCAAGATCTGCACGCTCCCGCTTCTGGCAGGGGCAAATATTTCCAGTGCTTTCGTGGTGCCCACAGTTGCATCCTGCATCGACCTCGTCGTGCACTGCAGCCGCCACTCTTCGGGCCGTAGGCAGGTGACTGAGATCCTCTCCCTTGGACGGAGGGTCGAAAACGGAATCATCGAATCCTCGGGTGTGTTCGGCATGGTCGGCACGCAACTGCTGCCACGGGCCAACTCCATGCCTGCCGCGGAGAAGTTCGCCCGGGCAGGATTCGACGTCGCCGCTCTTTTGGAGCTGAACTGA